In the genome of Candidatus Nitrosotalea sinensis, the window CAAATTCAAGATATTTTGTTGAAACCCTCATGTCTCTGACAATTACATCCATGTCAACAGTCAACTGGTCAGCTTGTTGCAGGAGTATCTTCGCATCAGATGGAATATAACCTGAATTTATCAGGTGAATCATGAACCTATCCACAAACTTGTGACATAATGATTTCTTAAATTGTTATCTGGAAGCCGTTAAGATTTATATGAACTAATAAAAGGACTTTGATTACATGTCAATGATTGAGATTACAAGAGATGTAAAAAATCCCCTATTGTCAAGAAGGGAAATTACATGTAATTTCAAAGGTCTTTCAGGAAGACTCAAGAAAATGGAAGCAGCTGACATGATTTCTAAACAATTCAACCTAGAAGGAAAAATAATAATCCCAGTACTTTTGAAAAATGAAAATGGTAGACCAGTAGTTTCAGGAAGTTTTTATGTTTATGATGATGAAAAACTTGCCAAAGAACATCTCAAGGCTGCAGTGTTTGCACGAATTGAAAAAGCAAAAGGCGCTGCATCAAAAGCAGATGGCGAGGCACCAGCAGAACAAGCAGAGACACCAAAGGAAGAGAGTAAGTAATGGCAGGCAAAAAAGGTTCCAGCCCATCAGTATACAAATATTATAAAGTTTCAGGAGACAAAGCTGAAAAAGTAAGAAGAGAATGCTCACGATGTGGTAAAGGAGTATTCATGTCAAGCCATAAAAACAGAAGAAGTTGTGGCAAGTGTGGATTCACAGAATTTAATCAATAATCAATATAGTCTCTTTTTCCTAAGACGAGAAGTTTTTTGCTCAATTTGATCAATTTTGTGCAATAATATTGGATCAACTGTAGTTTTTGCAATTATTTCAGCAGGAATCTTTGCAATGTTGGTGTCAATTGCTATGTTTGTCACAGGAAGCTTCTTTTCTATCCACAATTTCATCACCTTATCCTCAAGCTTGTAATCTCGGAACCCCTCAGGAAATTTTTTTGTAATATGCAATAACAAGGTTTTATCATCAAAGACTGCTCTTGGCTCAGACAATCTAGTAGAATCAGAATAACTGCTTTCAAAAAGATTACCACTTAGTTCATCAGATACAATATCCATTTTTGATATTCTTCGAATTAACTCCAAATAGTGTAGAAATTCATGTGCCAGTATAGCGTGAATTGTTCCTTTCAGTCCATAGGCCACAAGTGGTGCAGTTATCTGGATTATAATATTGAGTTTATCATTAGTAATAACAGGAATTGTCCTTGCAAACAATATTCCATAATCAAAAGAGCCTGCAGATGAAGAAGTGACAACAACTGAAGGCTCTACATATGCTATTGGAAAATTTATTCCTGATGCCTTTTCTATTCTCTGAATTCCTTCCAAAATCAGATCAAATCTTTTTACTATTAAAGAATGAATTTTGTCTGGAATCAGCCCATTTCTTGTAGCTTCGTGCACTTTGAGTAAAGGATCCAATCAACAAGATTGAATTTGACTATAATAAAAGCGTGACACAGAATGGAAAATTCTACAGGATGTTCAAGAATGGAAAAATTTCTAAAGCAATTTTGCACAATAAAGCAAGAAATTCATTTAACGAGTATTATTTTATGAAAATCAAACGTTGTGCAATGACATGAGTTTTCAAGAAGAGTGCTAATATTTGGTTCAACGTTAGGTCCTGAAACAAGCCTCTTTATCGGTATTCCTCCATCTAATTCAACAAGGACAACAAATGATCTATTAAGTATTTTTTTTACCTCAACATCATAGATTTTTTTCTGATTTTTCCAAGAGTTTTCATCTATTGATATAGGCATGTTCTGCAGACTTTTTAATACATTCAAAGAATCAGGATGAAGATCTTTTTCAGTAGAAATTTCAAGCAACACAGTTGCTCTGAATTTGATTTGATCTGTAGGAATTCTAGATATAGGTTTTAGATTAAGAATTGAAATATTGTCTAATTTGATCTTTTTTTGCAGATGAATTTTTCGTTTATGAGGATTTATCATCTTGACAAAAAACGGCCTTCCATTTCCGAGTACCATACTAGAATCATCTTCGCTTCCTATCCAAGTTATTTTGGCTTGCTGCGCACCAAATTTTTCAAATAAAAATTTAGCAATTTGACCTTCTACACTATTAAACTCAGATATACCATGAAAGTCACATGCAAAACAACCTTTTCCATCACACCTATTACAAGAGTCTTGTTTTTGCGGAATTCCCCGATTATTTTTTGTATATTTTCCTTCCAATACAATAGATTTAGGCTTTATATCATATTGATCTTTTTTGAAATCAATTGTAAATACAATGTCAGGATTTTGATAATCAACCTTAGTCCTAGTTCTTTTTCCAAACTGTTTTCCCAATTCTCTTGTGATATCACTTTTTATTCCTGCAATTCCTTTGAGTTTGAATTTTGAACGTATTGTGTCATCTCTATCAAGAATAGAAGGTTGCAATATAGCACCAATTAGAAAGGTTGAAAATTCATACTCTTTAGACATGTCAAGCATTTTTTGTACAAATACATCAATCTCAAGCATCAGGTTTTTGCATAAATAACATGATTTTGGTCTACTTTGCTTTATCATCGTTCGAATTTTTTTCCCCAGAGTGTCATATGAAACAAGACCTAACTTGCTTGCAAACATCCTTCCAATGCAATAATCACATAGTCTATACTCTCTTAGAATTTGCTTTGTTTCTTCAATTGCTTG includes:
- a CDS encoding 30S ribosomal protein S27ae codes for the protein MAGKKGSSPSVYKYYKVSGDKAEKVRRECSRCGKGVFMSSHKNRRSCGKCGFTEFNQ
- a CDS encoding tRNA pseudouridine(54/55) synthase Pus10, encoding MKENTLDQAIEETKQILREYRLCDYCIGRMFASKLGLVSYDTLGKKIRTMIKQSRPKSCYLCKNLMLEIDVFVQKMLDMSKEYEFSTFLIGAILQPSILDRDDTIRSKFKLKGIAGIKSDITRELGKQFGKRTRTKVDYQNPDIVFTIDFKKDQYDIKPKSIVLEGKYTKNNRGIPQKQDSCNRCDGKGCFACDFHGISEFNSVEGQIAKFLFEKFGAQQAKITWIGSEDDSSMVLGNGRPFFVKMINPHKRKIHLQKKIKLDNISILNLKPISRIPTDQIKFRATVLLEISTEKDLHPDSLNVLKSLQNMPISIDENSWKNQKKIYDVEVKKILNRSFVVLVELDGGIPIKRLVSGPNVEPNISTLLENSCHCTTFDFHKIILVK